The genomic region GATGCGGAACAGAACATTGCCGTTATCGCGACAAGGCGAATTGGAACCCAGGTGATAATCCTGGTTATTGGCATCCACGAAAATGGGGAATACGTTTTTTACTACGGAAATATAGTGACTCGTATTGCTGAGGTCCTGATCGCTCTTGATGTAACAGGTATTGAACACATGATCTCCTAAAGCACCGGGATTCATATTCACTACAAATTCATTGTCCTTGTTCCCGTAAATGATACTGTTACTTACTTCGGCTTGCAGATCGACCAACACCGTAGCTCCGCTGTTGTCGTAAAAGAAATTGGCCATTCCAAATGCGGGTACACCACGATCGTTGATGCTCCAGTAATTTGCAAAGGTGCAGTGATTGATATGTACAAAGCCTCCGCCGGTGCAAAGGAAAGCGTACTGACCACAATTGTTCACCATGCAATTGGTCATGCTCATATCGCCGGCCACATTGTTCCAAACGCCGAAGTTCGACATATTCTCAATGCGCAAATAATTCATGGTGATGGGATCGATGTGACCCGTAATGCTCTCTACACGAATACCCACCGAAGCATTTCTGATTTCGCAATCTTCCAAAGCAGATGGTCCCGCCTCGAGGAAAATGATTCCCGACCATTGTCCGGGTAGTGAATCATAATCGGGTTCCAAACGATCGCCCTGAAAAATAATTTTAGAACCGGGCGTTCCAATGGCCTGAAGTTTACCGCTGTTGTAAACGACGAGTGCCGAATTGACATGCGAATAAATTTTAGTTCCGGGTTGAATGGTCAGCAAACAGGCAGAGTCCACCACCGGATATCCGTAAATCACATGTGGTTTATCATTGGTCCAAACATCATTACAAGGCAATTCGAAAAATGGAGATGTAGCTCCACTTGGCGGCGTGTGAAAATAGGCGTCCTGTCCCCAGGCCACAAGGTCCACATCCTGCACATTGCCATTGCTGACGAACAAAATAGAATCGGTCACCAGCATGGGGGTGCTTGCTGAATTCGGATCGAGTGTTACCTCTATAAAAATGTACATACTGTCGCCCGCCTCAATTTCGATATCCGAAAAACTGGTTCCGGGTACACCATCTACATTCATTCTGAACATGTTTCCTGCAGCTCCGGCCAGATAGATGCGGTCGATTTTTAATTTACCCCGGTTGTTGTTGTACACCTTTAATTGTCGGGTAGTGGAGCCCACCGTGGTGAAGAGGGTGTCGAAAATTATAGTGTCGTTCGAGAAGTCCAGCCTGGCCGAACCATCCTCCAAAACCCGGTCTTTCCTGCACGAAATCAGTGCAATGGAGAGGAGTAGGGGGACAAATAACAGCAGTCTGCTTCGTTTTTTCATGGGGACACAAATATACAGATAATGAAATACGCTTTTTATTTGCGATTATTGCAGGAATTGCTGCTTTAAGGCAGAATTTATTTGGAGGTATATTTTATTTTACTACATTTGCAGCCCGATTACTGTCACGCATTATGAAAAAAGACATTCATCCAGAGAATTACAGATTGGTTGTGTTTAAAGACATGTCCAACGATTATAGTTTTGTTTGCCGCTCTTGCGCAGAAACAAAAGACACTATTGTGCATACCGACGGCGTTGAATACCCGCTGGTAAAGCTTGATATTTCGTACACTTCGCATCCCTTCTTCACCGGTAAGGTGAAATTGGTGGATACTGCAGGTCGTATCGATAAGTTCAAGAGCCGTTACGACAAGTTCAAGAAAAACTAATCGTTTTTTGTTCATACCGAAAACCCTGTCATACACTGGCGGGGTTTTTTTGTTGTGGTTTACTGAGCTTTGAAATGTTATATTTGAGTCAGCATGAAAATTTGTTTGTTCGACGATAAAGAGTGGGATCAACTGCTTCCGCTCACCTACACCCGCTCGGTTTCGGATGTACGGGTAGGAATTTTAACCCTGCGCGAAAAATGGGAAAAACGTTCCGGAATGGAGTGTTCCGTTTATACCCGTGCTTATCTCCAGAATAAATATCCATCGGAAAAAGTCCAGGGCGAATACCTGCTCATTAACAGTGCATGCATCGCTACGGCGGAATTGTTTCATGCGGTTTTTGAATTGAAAAAAGGTCAGCAACTCGAGGGACGATTAGGCTGGATTGCCAAACGTGGAGAAGGGGATCCGCTGAATGATCATGCTACGTTTGAAACGGTGATTTTTAAAGGGACAGAAGCGCGCGTTTCTTTTCCCTGGGATGTGTTTTCTTTAAACCGGATTGCACTCGAGGAAGATTTTGAATTGCTGACTCATCACCGCGTGTCGCAAATGTTGTCTTCTACCAATACGGTTATTGGAAATGGAAAAATATTCCTGGAAGAGGGAGCAAGAGTTGAGGCCTGTATTTTAAATGCAACGGATGGACCCATTTACCTCGGCAAGGATGCAGAAATCATGGAGGGTTCTATGATTCGTGGCGGATTGGCATTGGGAGAGCATTCTACGTTAAAACTGGGGACAAAAATTTATGGTCCCACCACCATTGGTCCACATTGCAAAGTAGGCGGCGAAATTTCGAATTCGGTAATTTTCGGTTATTCCAATAAAGCGCATGATGGATTTTTAGGTAATTCGGTATTGGGAGAATGGTGCAATTTGGGTGCAGATACCAATAATTCGAATTTGAAAAACAATTACGGAATGGTAAAGGCATTTAGTCCTGCCCAGGCTGAAATGATTTCTACGGGATTGCAGTTTTGCGGTTTAATAATGGGCGATCATTCCAAATCCGGAATCAATACCATGTTCAACACCGGCACGGTTGTAGGTGTTAATGCCAATGTATTTGGCGGCGGTTTTCCTCCTAAACACATTCCTTCTTTTTTCTGGGGCGGAGCAGATGGATTTGAAACCTTTGAACTGGAGCGTTCATTTGATGTTAGTCAACGTGTCATGTCGCGCCGTTCCCTCAGTTTCACCGACACCGATCGTGAAATAATGCGCCATATTTTCAATGTTACTGCAAAATTCAGGTCCTGATCTGCAATTTTTCTGACGATTTTGCATTATTCTTTCAATGGCACGGTCATTGAACTTTTACTGTCACAACTTTTTTTATGAACGAAAATAATTTTGGAGAACTTCTGGAATTCGGCGGCCTGATGGAAGGCGATACGGAATTGATTCCGCTGATTACCCCTGAAGATGAAGAGCAAATGAACAAGGAGGAGACTCCTGATGAACTTGCCATTTTACCTATACGAAATAATGTACTGTTTCCCGGTGTTGTTATTCCCATCACGGTAGGCCGTGATAAATCCATTCGCCTGATTAATGATGCCTACAAAGCCAAGAAAGTGATTGGTGTTGTAGCGCAAAAGAAACAAGATGTGGAAGCGCCCGGTTTTGATGATTTGAATAAAATCGGAACGGTGGCACAGGTGATGCGTGTATTGCGTATGCCCGATGGTAGCACCACGGTGATCATTCAGGGTAAGAAGCGTTTCGAAATGAACGAACTGATTTCGGAAGAGCCTTATATCCGCGCTACGGTAAAACAATTTATGGATGTGCCGCACGGACTGGGCGATGATAAACTGGAGGCTTTGATTTCATCGCTGAAGGATTTATCCATGAACATTATTCGTCTTAATCCCAATATACCGAGTGAAGCGGGATTTGCCATTAAAAATATTGAGAGTCCTACTTTCCTGATCAATTTTATTTCTTCTAACATGAATGCAACGGTGGAAGAAAAACAAATGCTCCTGGAAAAATCGGATCTGAATTCGCGCGGTGAATTGTTGCTGAGTTTGCTCAGTAAGGATTTGCAAATGCTCGAAATGAAGAATGAAATTCAAAGCAAAGTGCGGGTGGATATCGATCGCCAGCAAAGGGAATATTTCCTGCATCAGCAAATGAAAACCATACAGGAAGAATTGGGTGAGAGTCCGGTAGAGCAGGAATCGCGGGAGTTGAAGGACAGAGCCAAACATAAAAAATGGTCGAAAGAAGTCGAGAAGCATTTCAACAAGGAGCTGGAGAAAATGGGGCGCATGAATCCGAGTGGAGCAGAATATTCGGTGCAGTTGAATTACCTCGAAACCTTGGTGGATTTACCCTGGAATGTATATACCAAGGATAAATTCGATTTGAAAAAAGCACAGCAGATTCTGGACCGCGATCATTTTGGACTGGAAAAAGTTAAAGAACGCATCATTGAATACCTGGCCGTTTTAAAGTTGAAGGGCGATATGAAATCTCCGATTTTATGTTTGTATGGTCCTCCCGGTGTAGGTAAAACTTCATTGGGAAAATCGATTGCCGAGGCGCTTGGAAGAAAATATGTGCGGATGTCGCTCGGGGGATTAAGAGATGAAGCAGAGATTCGTGGTCACCGCAAAACCTATGTCGGTGCAATGCCCGGACGAATCATTCAAAACATAACGAAAGCGGAATCGTCGAACCCGGTTTTTGTCCTTGACGAAATCGATAAAACGGGAGAAAGTTACCATGGCGATCCTTCTTCTGCATTACTTGAAGTATTGGATCCTGAACAGAACACCAGCTTCTACGATAATTATCTGGAAGTGGATTACGATTTGAGTAAAGTGATGTTCATTGCAACAGCCAATAATTTATCGACCATTCAACCTGCCTTACGCGACAGGATGGAGATTATTGAAGTCACCGGCTACACCATTGAGGAAAAACTCGGAATTGCCAAACAACATTTAATTCCGAAGCTGCTGAAAGAGCATGGATATGATGCGAAGAATTTTAAAATTTCGGATGCGGTCATTGAAAAAATTATTGAAGAATACACCAATGAATCAGGTGTGCGCGGATTGGAAAAACGCATTGGAAAATTAGTGCGTAACCGGGCCAAGGAAATTGCATTGAACGAAAAATTCAAAGCAGAAATTACCGAAGAACAAGCATCAAAAATTTTAGGTCCCTCTCACCAGCGCGATAAATACGAGAACAACGATCATTTGGGTGTAGTCACCGGATTAGCCTGGACCCCCGTTGGCGGTGATATTCTCTTTATCGAATCGATTCTTACCGCCGGAAAAGGGAAATTGAGTTTGACCGGTAATCTCGGTGATGTGATGAAAGAAAGTGCGGTGATTGCACTTGAATTTTTAAAGTCGCATGCGCGTGAATTGAAAATTGACCCGAAAGCATTCGATCAGCAAAACGTACACATCCACGTTCCCGAAGGCGCTACGCCAAAAGACGGACCATCGGCAGGGATTACAATGTTGACCGCCTTAGCTTCGCAGTTCACCAAGCGAAAAGTAAAAAAGGCATTGGCCATGACCGGTGAAATTACCTTGCGTGGAAAAGTATTACCGGTGGGTGGAATCAAAGAAAAAATACTGGCTGCCCGTCGCGCAGGAATTCAGGAAATTATTCTTTGCGATAAGAATCAAAAAGACATTGAGGATATTAATCCGGATTATATCAAAGGACTCCGTTTTCACTATGTGAACAACATGATGGATGTTTTACAGATCGCTTTATTGAATGATGGAAATGTAAAAGCAAAGTCAACGGTAAAGACTTCTGCACTCAAAAAAGCACCGAAAAAAGTTGTTGCTGCAGTGAAAACGAAAAAGAAAGCGCTTGCAACCGTGAAAAAGCAAAAAACAAAAAAAGTTTCTGGTCCCAAAAAACGCAAAAAATAAATTTGAACAGGTTCTTTTTGTAGATTGTACAAATGAAAAGAACCTGTTTTTATTTCTTTCTCATATTCCTTCATTTTTCTGTTGCCGCCCAGCGCAATTTTAAAGTAGGTCTGGCACCGGTGATTGAATACAACACCATTGGCGATAAATTGGGTTACGGACTCGATGCCGATGTTTTATTCGATCGTTTTTATGTGGGGGTGGACTATCTCTATTCTTCTGACCAACGTTCTCTCTCTGAATCGATAACCCGCGTTTATCATTATTCCTTCAGCAATCATTTATTTTCAATACCGCTGATGTACCGCATCGGTGATGAACGTCGTTGGGAAGCGGGTGTGGTGTATTCCTATTTACAGAGTAAGGTCGACTATTTCGATTTTTATCCCGGCTATTACAAATACAGTTACAAAGGCGATTACATCATGCAGTTTGCGGGCGTACAACTCAACTGGCGTTTCACCCGTGAGAATGGATTTTATATTCACCCCGGTGCGCGATTTTCACTTTGTGTAAACCGGAAAGAAAAACCGGACGAAAAAATTACGGAGTTTTATACCAACACCATCCAACCGAGTGAGAATTTGAATTACGTTTTATCGTATCTCACATTTCGCTTTAGTGTCGGCTTTCAATTTTAATTCGTTTCATTGAGGGCTTCCAGTAAAATGGAGCAGGCGGACTGAATTTCAATTTCGGTGATGGTCAATGGTGGTGCAATACGTAAAGCGGAATCGCAGAATAAAAACCAATCGGTGATCAATCCTTTTTCAATGCAGGCATGGATGATTTTTTGCACCTCTTCAAACGTTCCGATTTCTACTGCAAGCATCAATCCCTTACCACGAATTTCCTGAATGCGGGGATGCACCAATAAACTCCGGAACAAGGCTTCTTTTGCAGGGATTTGATTTAACAGATCACCCGAGGTGATGAGCTGAAGAGCCGCTAAACTTGCAGCACAGGATACGGGGTGACCACCAAATGTGGTGATATGTCCCAATACCGGATCCCGGCGCAACACATCCATAATTTCTGCACGCGAAATAAAAGCACCCAATGGCATACCGCCACCCATTCCTTTGGCTAAAACCAAAACATCAGGTACAATTTCATAATCGTGAAAGGCGAAAAGTGATCCTGTTCTTCCGTAACCCGATTGAATTTCATCAAATACCAATAAGGTTTTTTGTTCGGTACATTTTTTACGCAATGCAGTCAGCCAAATCGGATTCGAAACACGCACACCGGCTTCACCCTGAATCGGCTCAATGAAAACAGCGGCGATTTCGGAATTGATTTTTTCGAGATCATCGAAGGAATTCAAACGAATGCGATCTATGTCGGGCAAGAGCGGATGAAAACCCTGCTGCATTTCTTTACTGCCAATCATACTTAAAGCACCTTGCGTACTTCCGTGATAGGCGTTTTCGATGCAAATGATTTTTTTTCTTCCGGTATAACGCTTTACCAATTTCATGGCACCCTCAATCGCTTCACTGCCGGAGTTTACAAAGTAAGTATGCGTTAAAGAAGGATGCGTATGCTGATGTAAAGCAGTAGCTAAAGAGGTTTGGGGCGACTGAATAAATTCTCCATACACCATGAGGTGCATGTTTTTTTTCGCTTGTTCGCACACCGCATTTACAATGGCAGGGTGGGAGTGACCCAAATTACTCACCGAAATGCCTGCAATTAAATCGAGGTATTTTTTACCATCGGGTCCAAACATATACACCCCTTCGGCGCCGGTAATTTCTACCGACATCGGGAAATCGCTGGTTTGGGCTACATGGGAGAGGAATAACTGACGATTGCTTTGCATGATGTAAAACTAGAGAAAGAGATTGACTTGACAAAAAGCCGCTTAAACGAAACAAAATCAAGTTTAGATGAGTATGAATGCTCAAATTTTATCAGTGGAGAAAAAAGAATTTGTTGTTGTTCATCCGGTATTTAGCGGAATTGCAAGGGTAATTGCTGCCTTTGGTTTAGTGTTAATCGCCTATGCTGCCATTGTGCGGGGTGGTGATATTTGGTTGCCTGTTATTGGCGTAAGTATTGCACTGCTTTATATTTTGTTTACAAAAAGCAAAATGGAAATTGATTATGAAAATAAAAAAGCCAAAGAAAGCATTTTGGTGTTTGGCTTATGGCCCATGGTAAAACTGATTGATCTTAATAAATACACCTGTCTTACTTATCTGCGCGCTTTTGGTCAACGCGAGCGAATTACGTTCTGGAGTTATGGTTATACCTTGTTTCGCACCGAAGAAGAAGTGTATAAAATTGTGTTAATGACCGATAACCATTTGCGTCATTATGAACTGGAGCGTACCAATAATGAAGGATTGGCTATGGAAAAATGCAATTACTGGTCCTACAATTTTCAGGTTCCCTTTGTGAAATTTAATCCACAGGGACCTTCTCAAAATCGTGGACGAAGAAGCGCGTCAATGAAAAAGTGGAGCCTGGTATTTTTATTTTTCAGTTCCGGATTTGTACAGGCGCAACAAGTCACCATTCGCGATTTACCCTTTACCGGAGGTAGTGGCGGATTTCAACCTGGAGGAGAGCGATTACTTTATGAAAAACCATCAGCGAAAAAACCGGGCTATTACGAAATTCATACGGTCAATAAAGACGGATCAGCCGATTCGTGCATCAGTTGTATAGCAGAAGTTCCGCAACGTCACAATGGTTGTGCAACCTGGCACCCTTCGGGTGATTACATTTTATTTTTAGCTGAAAAAGAAATTCATCCGCGCGGAAGTGTAGATGCATTACCCGGATTTGGTGCCTTTACCGATATCTATCTGATGCGCGCTGACGGTAAAAAAGCATGGAAGTTAACCGATATTCCCAATGATTACGATCACGGCATCATTGCACCACGGTTATCATCAGACGGAAAAAAAATGGTGTGGGTAGAACGGAAAAAACGTCCCCAACCTCTGCGTGGTTCTTTTTTCGGATTATGGGTGATAAAAGTGGGCGATTTACATTGGGAAAACGGAACCCCGCAATTAAAAAACATAAAAATTTTTGAGCCCGGAGGAGATGCGTTTTATGAGACCTACGGATTTTCTCCCGATGGAAAACGCATTTTGTTTTGCAGCACCATGCATCAGAAAAAATGGTATTACGCTCAAATCTTTACCATCGATGCCGAAAGCGGAAAAGATGTTCGTCAATTAACGGATCAGGACTACAACGAACATGCCTTGTACAGTCCGGATGGGAAATATATCATTTGGATGACCAATCATTTCGGAACGCGGGGTTGCGATTGGTGGATTATGCGTTCGGATGGTACAGGTAAACAACCATTGACTTATTTCAATGTAAAATCGAATCCGCAATACATGGGCAAGCAAGTATGGGCCGGTGCAGGATTTTTTAATGCGGATGGAAATTCATTTTTCGGTAGTGTGCAATTGCGATTGAATTCCCCCGAAGGGAAGATGAAAATGTTGCAGTGGAATCAACTCGACCATAGCGATCAATTAATGCTCGAATATTTTGCGGGTAAATCCATCCAAAGTAAAGCGGATACAGCAATGCTGATTCCTTCCGTTTTTTTTCGGTCACATTCCGGTACACCGAATTCATTGGTAAAACACAACGATTTTTGTTTGCGGATCAGGGGATTAATTAATCCGGCTTATATAGAAAAATATACCTTTTATCTGGACTGTGATGCTAAAGCAGAAGTGTTGCTGGATGATGTCCCGCTTCAATTTTCTAAATCTTCCAAAAACAAATTCGGCGAAATGGAGAGGGATTTCGATGTAACACAAAAGAAATCGTACCGTTTCGAGCTGCGTTATTTCCATTCGGGAAAAGGTCCCTGCACCCTGAAATTGAGCTGGTCCTCCCCCTCGCAGTACAAACAATTGATCCCTTCCACTTCTTTCGGATTCCGACCTTAAACAGGGCGAAGTATTTTATTAATTTTGGCTTGTGATTCGACCGGGGATTTTATACATGCTTACCGCAACTGCAGGATTTGCCGTAGTCAATTTTCTGGTCAAGTTTCTGGATCGCATTCCCACCGAAGAAATTGTTTTTTTCAGAAGTGTCATTACGCTGGTATTTACAGCTGCGATGGTTCGTTATAAGCGATTACCTTTTTTTGGCAATAATCATTTCTGGTTATTGATTCGCGGAATTTTCGGGGCGAGTGCATTGGTCTTGTTTTTTATTACGCTTCGTCATTTACCCATGGCCACGGCAACTACCGTTCAGTATTTATCACCGGTTTTTACGGTGATCATTGCCATCTTTTTAGTGGGCGAAAAAGTGCAATCGGTCCGCTGGATCTTTTTTGCACTGGCATTTGCCGGCGTATTGATGATGGAAGGATTTCAATCTTCTCCCAACTGGAATTATTTGTTATTGGGAATTCTCTCTGCTTTTTTATCGGGTGTTGCTTATAATGCCATCATCAAGTGTAAAGATACCGATCATCCCTTCACCATTGTGATGGCTTTTCCATTAGTGGCCACTCCCATTACCGGAATTTGGAGTTATTATGGCTGGATTCAACCTCAGGGAATGGAATGGATATGGTTATTGCTGATCGGATTGTTTACACAATTGGCGCAGGTG from Flavobacteriales bacterium harbors:
- a CDS encoding right-handed parallel beta-helix repeat-containing protein, translating into MKKRSRLLLFVPLLLSIALISCRKDRVLEDGSARLDFSNDTIIFDTLFTTVGSTTRQLKVYNNNRGKLKIDRIYLAGAAGNMFRMNVDGVPGTSFSDIEIEAGDSMYIFIEVTLDPNSASTPMLVTDSILFVSNGNVQDVDLVAWGQDAYFHTPPSGATSPFFELPCNDVWTNDKPHVIYGYPVVDSACLLTIQPGTKIYSHVNSALVVYNSGKLQAIGTPGSKIIFQGDRLEPDYDSLPGQWSGIIFLEAGPSALEDCEIRNASVGIRVESITGHIDPITMNYLRIENMSNFGVWNNVAGDMSMTNCMVNNCGQYAFLCTGGGFVHINHCTFANYWSINDRGVPAFGMANFFYDNSGATVLVDLQAEVSNSIIYGNKDNEFVVNMNPGALGDHVFNTCYIKSDQDLSNTSHYISVVKNVFPIFVDANNQDYHLGSNSPCRDNGNVLFRIDFDLDHASRDVIPDIGCFEFH
- a CDS encoding GlmU family protein, with amino-acid sequence MKICLFDDKEWDQLLPLTYTRSVSDVRVGILTLREKWEKRSGMECSVYTRAYLQNKYPSEKVQGEYLLINSACIATAELFHAVFELKKGQQLEGRLGWIAKRGEGDPLNDHATFETVIFKGTEARVSFPWDVFSLNRIALEEDFELLTHHRVSQMLSSTNTVIGNGKIFLEEGARVEACILNATDGPIYLGKDAEIMEGSMIRGGLALGEHSTLKLGTKIYGPTTIGPHCKVGGEISNSVIFGYSNKAHDGFLGNSVLGEWCNLGADTNNSNLKNNYGMVKAFSPAQAEMISTGLQFCGLIMGDHSKSGINTMFNTGTVVGVNANVFGGGFPPKHIPSFFWGGADGFETFELERSFDVSQRVMSRRSLSFTDTDREIMRHIFNVTAKFRS
- the lon gene encoding endopeptidase La, which produces MNENNFGELLEFGGLMEGDTELIPLITPEDEEQMNKEETPDELAILPIRNNVLFPGVVIPITVGRDKSIRLINDAYKAKKVIGVVAQKKQDVEAPGFDDLNKIGTVAQVMRVLRMPDGSTTVIIQGKKRFEMNELISEEPYIRATVKQFMDVPHGLGDDKLEALISSLKDLSMNIIRLNPNIPSEAGFAIKNIESPTFLINFISSNMNATVEEKQMLLEKSDLNSRGELLLSLLSKDLQMLEMKNEIQSKVRVDIDRQQREYFLHQQMKTIQEELGESPVEQESRELKDRAKHKKWSKEVEKHFNKELEKMGRMNPSGAEYSVQLNYLETLVDLPWNVYTKDKFDLKKAQQILDRDHFGLEKVKERIIEYLAVLKLKGDMKSPILCLYGPPGVGKTSLGKSIAEALGRKYVRMSLGGLRDEAEIRGHRKTYVGAMPGRIIQNITKAESSNPVFVLDEIDKTGESYHGDPSSALLEVLDPEQNTSFYDNYLEVDYDLSKVMFIATANNLSTIQPALRDRMEIIEVTGYTIEEKLGIAKQHLIPKLLKEHGYDAKNFKISDAVIEKIIEEYTNESGVRGLEKRIGKLVRNRAKEIALNEKFKAEITEEQASKILGPSHQRDKYENNDHLGVVTGLAWTPVGGDILFIESILTAGKGKLSLTGNLGDVMKESAVIALEFLKSHARELKIDPKAFDQQNVHIHVPEGATPKDGPSAGITMLTALASQFTKRKVKKALAMTGEITLRGKVLPVGGIKEKILAARRAGIQEIILCDKNQKDIEDINPDYIKGLRFHYVNNMMDVLQIALLNDGNVKAKSTVKTSALKKAPKKVVAAVKTKKKALATVKKQKTKKVSGPKKRKK
- a CDS encoding aspartate aminotransferase family protein — translated: MQSNRQLFLSHVAQTSDFPMSVEITGAEGVYMFGPDGKKYLDLIAGISVSNLGHSHPAIVNAVCEQAKKNMHLMVYGEFIQSPQTSLATALHQHTHPSLTHTYFVNSGSEAIEGAMKLVKRYTGRKKIICIENAYHGSTQGALSMIGSKEMQQGFHPLLPDIDRIRLNSFDDLEKINSEIAAVFIEPIQGEAGVRVSNPIWLTALRKKCTEQKTLLVFDEIQSGYGRTGSLFAFHDYEIVPDVLVLAKGMGGGMPLGAFISRAEIMDVLRRDPVLGHITTFGGHPVSCAASLAALQLITSGDLLNQIPAKEALFRSLLVHPRIQEIRGKGLMLAVEIGTFEEVQKIIHACIEKGLITDWFLFCDSALRIAPPLTITEIEIQSACSILLEALNETN
- a CDS encoding DMT family transporter encodes the protein MIRPGILYMLTATAGFAVVNFLVKFLDRIPTEEIVFFRSVITLVFTAAMVRYKRLPFFGNNHFWLLIRGIFGASALVLFFITLRHLPMATATTVQYLSPVFTVIIAIFLVGEKVQSVRWIFFALAFAGVLMMEGFQSSPNWNYLLLGILSAFLSGVAYNAIIKCKDTDHPFTIVMAFPLVATPITGIWSYYGWIQPQGMEWIWLLLIGLFTQLAQVFMTMALHAEKAAVITPFKYLGTVYALLIGFFMFGETFSLLSFVGMLLVIAAVILNALKK
- a CDS encoding type B 50S ribosomal protein L31 — encoded protein: MKKDIHPENYRLVVFKDMSNDYSFVCRSCAETKDTIVHTDGVEYPLVKLDISYTSHPFFTGKVKLVDTAGRIDKFKSRYDKFKKN